A stretch of Kiloniellales bacterium DNA encodes these proteins:
- the nuoH gene encoding NADH-quinone oxidoreductase subunit NuoH, with amino-acid sequence MAEWLDNPFVADYALPGGIIVLQIVAILVPLLLAVAYLTYAERKIIGAMQLRKGPNVVGPFGLLQPIADAVKLLFKETILPAGSNVVVFLIAPMLIFILAMIGWAVIPFDEGLVLADINVGILYLFAISSLAVYGVIMAGWASNSKYPFLGALRSAAQMVSYEVSMGFVIITVVLCVGSLNLTDIVMAQQTVWFCVPLLPMFVIFFISVLAETNRSPFDLPEGESELVAGFFVEYSSMSFALFFMGEYANMILMSAMTTILFLGGWLPIVDIAPFNWIPGPVWFAAKIALCLFVFLWVRATFPRYRYDQLMRLGWKVFLPFSLLWVVVTAGALIAFDWLPQG; translated from the coding sequence ATGGCTGAGTGGCTCGACAATCCCTTCGTCGCCGACTATGCGCTGCCCGGCGGGATTATCGTCCTGCAGATTGTCGCGATCCTGGTTCCGCTGCTGCTGGCGGTCGCCTATCTGACCTACGCGGAGCGCAAGATCATCGGCGCCATGCAATTGCGCAAGGGGCCCAACGTGGTCGGCCCCTTCGGCCTGCTGCAGCCGATCGCCGACGCGGTCAAGCTGCTGTTCAAGGAAACCATTCTGCCGGCCGGCTCCAACGTCGTGGTGTTCCTGATCGCGCCCATGCTGATCTTCATCCTGGCGATGATCGGCTGGGCCGTGATTCCCTTTGACGAAGGCCTCGTGCTGGCCGACATCAACGTCGGCATTCTCTACCTCTTCGCGATCTCGTCCCTGGCTGTCTATGGTGTGATCATGGCCGGCTGGGCCTCGAACTCGAAGTACCCCTTCCTGGGTGCCCTGCGGTCCGCGGCGCAGATGGTCTCCTACGAAGTCTCCATGGGCTTCGTCATCATCACCGTGGTGCTCTGCGTCGGGTCCTTGAACCTGACCGACATCGTAATGGCGCAGCAGACCGTCTGGTTCTGCGTGCCGCTGCTGCCGATGTTCGTGATCTTTTTCATATCGGTCCTGGCCGAGACCAACCGCTCGCCCTTCGACCTGCCGGAGGGCGAATCCGAACTGGTCGCCGGATTTTTCGTCGAATACTCGTCCATGTCCTTCGCGCTCTTCTTCATGGGCGAGTACGCCAACATGATCCTGATGAGCGCGATGACCACGATCCTGTTCCTCGGTGGCTGGCTGCCGATCGTGGACATCGCGCCGTTCAATTGGATACCGGGGCCGGTCTGGTTCGCCGCGAAGATCGCGCTCTGCCTGTTCGTCTTTCTGTGGGTCAGGGCGACCTTCCCCCGCTACCGCTACGACCAGCTGATGCGGCTCGGATGGAAGGTGTTCCTGCCGTTCTCTCTGCTCTGGGTGGTGGTGACCGCCGGGGCACTGATTGCGTTCGACTGGCTGCCGCAGGGGTAA
- the nuoI gene encoding NADH-quinone oxidoreductase subunit NuoI: MGMIDRGLRSLLLSELLGGLSLTLRYLFRPKVTLNYPYEKGPLSPRFRGEHALRRYPNGEERCIACKLCEAICPAQAITIEAEPREDGSRRTTRYDIDMTKCIYCGFCQEACPVDAIVEGPNFEFATETREELYYNKEKLLANGDRWEHEIAQNIAQDAPYR, translated from the coding sequence ATGGGCATGATCGACCGCGGCCTGCGTTCCCTGCTCCTGAGCGAGCTCTTGGGCGGCCTCTCGCTGACCTTGCGCTACCTGTTCCGGCCCAAGGTGACGCTGAATTATCCCTACGAGAAGGGTCCCTTGAGCCCGCGTTTTCGCGGCGAGCATGCGCTCCGCCGCTACCCCAACGGCGAAGAGCGCTGCATCGCCTGCAAGCTGTGCGAGGCGATCTGTCCGGCCCAGGCGATCACCATCGAGGCCGAGCCGCGCGAAGACGGCAGCCGCCGCACGACGCGCTACGACATCGATATGACAAAGTGCATCTACTGCGGCTTCTGCCAAGAAGCCTGTCCCGTCGATGCGATCGTCGAGGGGCCGAACTTCGAGTTCGCCACCGAGACCCGCGAGGAGCTCTACTACAACAAGGAGAAGCTGCTCGCGAACGGCGACCGCTGGGAACACGAGATCGCGCAGAACATTGCGCAGGACGCCCCCTACCGGTGA